A segment of the Opitutia bacterium genome:
TGGCGAAGGCGCACGCGAAGTTCCGGTCGTTTGATTACTCTTCCGCCCGCAATCGCGAGCGTCCATCCGCGCCGCAGCAGATCGAGGAAATCGGCGAGGCAGGCGCGTATCAGCGCGCGGTCGCGGCAGGTCTGGCGGGCATCGCGCGCGGTGACTACGAGAAGATCGTGCTCGCGCGCGCGCAGCGGCTGACGACCGCCGAACCGTTCCACCCGCTCGGCGTGCTGAATCACCTGCGCCAGCGCTACCCGGGCTGCTACGCGTTCTCGGTCGCGAACGGCAAAGGCCAAAGTTTCATCGGCGCGTCGCCGGAGCGACTTGTGCGGGTGGCCGAGGGCCGCATGCACACCGAGGCGCTCGCTGGCTCGGCGCCGCGCGGGAAGTCCGCGAGCGAGGACGCCGCGCTCGCGCGCGCCTTGGCGCAGGACGACAAGGAACTCCGCGAGCACCGCTTCGTCATCGCGGCAATCGGCCGCCGCCTCGCGGACCTCGGCATTCAACTGGAGCACGCGGCGCAGCCGCGTCTCCTCGGCCTGGCGAACGTCCAGCACTTACACACGCCGATCAGTGCAACGGTGCCGGCGGGTGCGCACATTCTCGATCTCGTGACGCGCTTGCATCCGACGCCGGCGGTGGGCGGCACGCCGCGTGAGCGCGCGGTGCCGGCGATCGCGCAGTTGGAGCCGTTTGCGCGTGGGCTCTATGCGGGCACCTGCGGCTGGGTGGATCATCGCGGTGGCGGCGAGTTTTTCGTTGGACTGCGTTCGGCCCTCGTCGATGGCTGCACCGCCACGGCCTACGCCGGCGCGGGTATCGTCGCAGGTTCGAATCCGGAGAAGGAGTTTGCCGAGACCGAGCTGAAGTTCCGCGCACTGATCGAGGCTCTGACCGAAAGCTGAGAAACCACGAATGAACGCGAATAGACACGAATGCTCCAGCCTCGTGAATTATTAGTGTTCATTCGTGTCCATTCGTGGTTTCAAAAGAAGCCATGGCCGACCTCGATCTCCGCAACGTAAACTCGCTCTGGGGCAGCGTGCTCGTGGAGACGCTGGCGCGGCTCGGCGTGCGGCAGGCGGTGATCTCCCCCGGCTCGCGGTCGACTCCGCTCACGGTGCAGTTTGCGGCGCATCCGGCGTTCGAGGCGATTCCGGTGCTCGACGAACGCTCGGCGGCGTTTTTCGCGCTGGGACTCGCACGGCAATCGCACCGTCCGGTCGTGCTCCTGTGCACGAGCGGCACGGCGGGAGCGAATTACTTCCCGACGGTCATTGAGGCGCGCGAGAGCGGCGTGCCGCTGATCGTCATCACGGCGGACCGTCCGCCGGAGATGCGGGAGTGTCGGTCGGGGCAGACGATCGATCAGCAGAAACTGTTCGGCGGCTACGTGAACTTTTACCACGAGCTCAGCGTGCCGGAGGCGAGCGTGCCGTTGCTGCGCTACCTCAGGCAGACGGTCGCGCACGCCGTCGAGCGTGCGCAGTGGCCGGTGGGTGGACCGGTGCATTTGAACGCGCCGTTTCGCGATCCGCTGCCGCCGGTGAAGGATGCGATGGCGGAAACGCTGAAGGGCGAGACTACGGAAAAGTTCTTCGCGCATTTGCGAGACGAGAGTGGCACCGCGCACTCGGCGGGCCCAGCGGTCCCGCCCTACGTTGTGAAACGCGCGGAGCGTGGAATCATCGTCGCGGGACAGACGCGTGTGGCGGACGCGGCCGGATACGCGCGTGCGGTGGGCAAGCTGGCGCGACGACTCGGCTGGCCGGTGCTGGCCGATGCGCTGTCGCCGCTGCGGAATTTCGCCTCGCTCGTGCCGGGGCTCGTCACGCGCTACGACGTGATCGCGCGCTCTGCCGAGTGGACGAAGGAGTTGCAGCCGACGCAGGTGCTTTGCCTGCACGACTGGCCGACGAGCAAGCCGCTGCGGCAGTGGCTCGGAGCCGGCGACGTGCCGGTGACGTTTGTCACGACGCGCGCGGACAATCCCGATGCGTTGCATAGCGCGACGCGCGTCGTGCGCGCGGATGTGACGAGTTTCGCGGCGAGTGTCCGCGCGCGTCCCGCGGCGAGCACGTGGGTGCGGCGTTGGAGCGGGCTGGAGCGTCGCGTCGAGGCCCGGCTGCGCCGTGGCTTGGCGGACGCGGAGGGGATTTTCGAGGGGCAGGCGAGTGCGCTGCTGCCGAGCGTGCTGCCGAAGGGCACGACGGTGATGTTCGCCAACTCGATGCCGGTGCGCGATGCCGAGTATTTCTGGCCGGCGAACGATCGCGCGCATGTCGTGCATTGCAACCGCGGGGCGAACGGGATCGACGGCACGCTGTCGACGGCCATCGGCCTTGCGCATCGCGGCGCGCCGACCGTGCTCGTGGCGGGCGATCTCTCGCTGCTGCACGACACGAACGGCTTTCTGCTCACGCGCGAACTGCGCGGCAGCTTGACGGTGGTGCTGATCAACAACGACGGCGGCGGCATCTTCGAGCATCTGCCGGTGGCGCAGTTCGAGCCTCCGTTCGAACGGTTCTTCGGCACGCCGCAGTCGGTCGATTTCGCGCTGCTCTGCGCGACGTATGATGTCGGTCACACGCTTGTGCGCGATTGGCGGCATTTCGAGCGGTTGTTGGGTAAATTGCCCGCGCGCGGCATCCGCGTGATCGAAGTGCGCACGGATCGGAAGCGCGACGCGGCTTTTCGCAAGGCGTTGTTCGCGGCGGCGGCGCGGTAGAGCGCAGCTTTGCTTTGCTGTAGGAGCCTGCTTGCAGGCGATGGCACGTGACTGGTTGGCGGCGTTTCGTATCGCCTGCAAGCAGGCTCCTACAGCAGAGGCGCGCGCAAGCGCGCTGCCTACAAAAAGCCCGCGGCTTGCGACCGCGGGCGGGTTTGCTTCTCGCCGGTTGGAAACCGGCGCTACCTTACGGGAACAGGCCGCGCTTGGCTTTGGCTTCGGCGACGCGGGCGATGCCGAGCACGAGGGCGGCGGTGCGGCGCGAGCACTTGTATTTGGCCTTCGTCTCGTCGACGGACGCCTTCGCCTTCGCGAGCATGCGGTGGAGCTTCTCGAAGACTTCCTCCTTCGACCAGTAGTAGGCGGACTGGTTTTGCAGCCACTCGAAGTAGGAGACGATGACGCCGCCCGAGTTGCAGAGCACGTCGGGGATCAGCTCGATGTCGCCGCGCTGCTCGATGATCTTGTCGGCTTCGTTGGTCGTCGGGCCGTTGGCGCCTTCGGCGATGACGCGGCACTTGAGCTGGCCGGCGTTCTTGTCGGTGATGACGCGCTCGAGGGCGGCGGGGACGAGGACAGTGCAGGGTTGGACGAGGAGCTCGTCGTTGGTGAGCGAGTCGCCACCCTTGTAGCCTTGGAGGGACTTGTTGGCGGCGACGTAGGCGAGGGCGTCCTTGAGATTGATGCCGGCCTTGTTGTAGATGCCGCCGGTGAAGTCGGAGATGCCGATGACCTTCGCGCCCCACGAGGCGAGGGCGAGGGCGGTTTCGCTGCCGACGTTGCCGAAGCCTTGGATGATGACGGTGGTGTCGGCGGCCTTGATGCCCATGTCGGTGAGGTAGGCCTTGGTGAACCAGGCGACGCCTTCGCCCGTGGCTTCGCGGCGGCCGAGGGAGCCGCCGAGCGCGATCGGTTTGCCGGTGATGACGCCCGGGTCGTAGTGGCCGACGTGGTTGGAATAGGTGTCCATCATCCACGCCATGACCTGCTCGTTGGTGCCGACGTCGGGCGCGGGGATGTCGAGGTTGGGGCCGATGAACGTCGCGATCTCGGCCATGTATCGGCGGGAAAGACGCTCGAGCTCGCCGGTGGACATGTCGCGGGCGTTGACGACGACGCCGCCCTTGGCACCGCCGAAGGGGAGGCCGACGAGGGAGCATTTCCAGCTCATCCACATGGCGAGCGCGGCGACTTCGCCGAGCGTGACGTCGTGGTGGAAGCGGATGCCGCCCTTGGCGGGACCGGTGGAGATGTTGTGCTGCACCCGGTAGCCCTCGAACGTCATCACACGGCCGTCGTCCATGCGGACGGGGAGGCTGACGGTCAGGGTGCGGCGCGGCACCTTGGTGCGTTCGCGCACGCCGGGCTCCATGCCGAGGATGTCGGCGGCAGCGTCGAATTGGTTGCAGGCCTGCTGGAAGACAGGTGCGTTGTAGATGCTTTTGGTAAGGGACATTGGATAACAGGATTCTTTGGCCGGGGGGCCGGGGTTGAATGGACGAAACATTGGTCGGCGGGGTTCCGTTTAGCAATTGGCTTCCCGCCGGGCGGGCCCTTCAATGAAGGGGCCTTATTACGAGAGTAACGGCCGTGATTTATGGGAGCGCTGGCGAGATTTTTGTCGTGGTGCGTGCAGAAGCTGACCTTCGGCTTGCTGTTGCTGGTGCTTGGCCTGACGGGGTTTGGGCTATGGCTCTACCTGCGCGACAACGTCGATTTCGACCTCCGGCGGCAGGACCTTATCAGGGCCCTGACCGGCGAAACCGGCAAGTTGCGCGAAGCGCTCAAGGACGTGCAGGTGCGCATGGACGGCATGAAGGTCGACGCGGCGCGCAACGAACAGCGAGCGGCCGAGGCGGCCCGGCTCGCGGCGGAACTCGACACATTGAACAGCGGCCTGAACCGGCTCACGACGCCGGGTGAGCAGGTGAAGCTGAACGAAGAGCGACTCGCGCGCTTGCGCCAGACCGAGAAAGAGGCGCGCGGGCAGGTCGCGGCGCTGCGCGAGGCCTTGAAGCGCGCGCAATGGGAGAAGGACGGGCTGGAGATCGCGCTCGGCAAGCTCGAGGTGCAACTGCAGGCGGCGGAACGCCAGAAGTCGCGGGTGCTGCACTACGCACACGCGGCTTGGGACCGGTTCGGCAAGCATGTGCTGCTCGTGGTCGCGATTTGGTTCCTCGGTCCACCGCTGGCGCGGGCAGTGGCGTTCTTTCTGGTCGCGCCGTTCATCTCCAGCCTCGCGCCGGTGCGATTGGGCCAGCCGGTGCCGGTCGACTTGAGCGTGCGCGGGAGCGACGCGTCGGTCGACGTGGTGCTCGAGCCCGGCGATGTGCTGTGGGTGAAGGAGAAGTTTCTGCAGGCCTCCGACGAGGGCTTGCTCAAGCGCACGCGCTGGCTGCTCGACTGGAGCATGCCATTTACCTGTCTGGCGGCGGGGCTGAAGGAGTTGATCGAGATGCGCAACGCCGCGCCGGAGGCGAAGCTGCGCGCGACGTTTTCGAGTCAGGACGACGCGCACGTCGAACTCGCAGTCGTCAACGTGCCGGCAGGCGCGAGCCTCGTGCTGCGTCCGAGCTATCTCGCGGGCCTGATCGGGCCGCTCGGGCGCAAGGCGGCGGCGATCCGCCGGCATTGGCGGTTGTTCACGCTGCAATCGTGGGCAACCGGGCAGTTCCGCTATTTTGAATTCGTGGGGCCGTGCACGCTGCTGCTGGCGGGCAGTCGCGGCGTGCGCGCGGAAGTGCTGGCCGCGCAACCTGGGATGCCGGTCCCGGGGCGGCGGGCGAACCAGGATGCGACGATCGGCTTCACGCCGGGGCTGGCGTATCGGCCGGTGCGGGCGGAGACGTTTTGGGCGTATTTCCGCGGCCAGAATCCGCTGTTCGACGACCTGTTCGAGGGCACGGGCGTGTTCCTCTGTCAGCAGACGTCGGCCAAGGGCGAGGCGGCAGAACAACGGAAGTGGATGGCGGGCCTGCGCGACGGACTGTTGCGCATCTTCGGCCTTTGAGCATTTGCGACGCGCCGGAGTTTGGTTAGCCCTCTTTCGATGTCCCTGTTCAAACTGCACGCCGACTACCAGCCGACCGGCGACCAGCCGCAGGCGATCGAAAAACTCGTCGCCTCGCTGCGTGCGGGCAACCGCGACCAGACGCTCCTCGGCGTCACGGGGTCGGGCAAGACGTTCACGATGGCCAACGTCATCGCGCAGCTGGACCGGCCGACGCTGATCATCTCGCACAATAAGACGCTCGCGGCGCAGCTCTACTCGGAGTTCAAGAATTTCTTTCCCGAGAACGCGGTCGAATACTTCGTCAGCTACTACGACTACTACCAGCCCGAGGCCTACGTGCCGTCGAGCGACACCTACATCGAGAAGGACTCGTCGATCAACGAGGAGATCGAGCGGCTCCGCATCTCGACCACGAGTTCGCTCGTGAGCCGGCGCGACGTGATCGTGGTGGCGAGTGTTTCGTGCATCTACGGCCTCGGTTCGCCCGAGGAGTTCTCCGAGATGCGCATCCAAATCCGGCGCGGCGACGAGATGGGCCGGCAGAAGCTCCTCGAGCGGCTGGTGGACAATCTCTACGAGCGAAACGACTACGAGCTGAAGCGCGGCATGTTCCGCGTGCGTGGCGACGTCGTGGACGTGATGCCGGCGTATCTCGAACACGGGCTGCGCGTGGAGTTCTTCGGCGACGAGATCGAGGCGTTGACGGAGTTCGAGCCGGTGAGCGGCGCGGTGTTGCGCAAGATCGACCAATTCGACCTCTACCCGGCCAACCAATATGTGACCTCGCGCGGTCGCCTCGAAGGCGCGATCGCCGGCATCAAACGCGAACTCACCGACCGTGTGGCGCTGTTCGAGCGCGAGCAGAAGTTTCTCGAGGCGCAGCGCATCAAGATGCGCACGACCTACGACCTCGAGATGCTGCAGGAAATGGGCTTCTGCAACGGCATCGAGAACTACTCGCTGCACCTCACGGGCCGGAAGCCCGGGGAGCGGCCGTTCTGCCTGATCGACTTTTTCCCCAAGGATTTTCTGACCTTTATCGACGAGAGCCACGTGACCGTCTCCCAGATCGGCGGCATGTATGCGGGCGACATCGCGCGCAAGCAGACGCTGGTGAATTTCGGCTTCCGCTTGCCGTCGGCGCTCGACAACCGGCCGCAGGCGTTCCCGGAATTTCAGCAGATCACCGGGCAAACGCTCTACGTGTCGGCCACACCGGCGAAGTTCGAGATGGAGCGCTCGACGGTCGTGGCCGAGCAGGTCATTCGGCCGACCGGACTGCTCGATCCGGAAATCTCACTCCGCTCCACGAAGGGCCAGGTCGAGGACATGATCGGCGAAATCCGCCGCGCCGTTGAGCAGGGCGAGCGCGTGCTCGTCACCACGCTGACGAAGCGCCTGTCCGAGGACATCACCAGTTACCTGCGCGACGCGAAGATCCGCGTCGAGTATCTGCACTCTGACATCGACGCGCTCGAGCGGGTCGAAATCCTGCGCAATCTCCGGCAGGGCAATTTCGACGTGCTCGTCGGCATCAATTTGCTCCGCGAAGGCCTCGACCTGCCCGAGGTGGCGCTGGTGGCGATTCTCGATGCGGACAAGGAGGGTTTCCTCCGCAGCGAAACGAGCCTGCTGCAGACGGCCGGTCGCGCCGCGCGCCACGAAAAGGGCCGCGTCATCTTCTACGCCGACGTAATCACGGAATCGATCCGCCGCACGATCGAGGAAACCAAGCGGCGCCGTGAAAAGCAGATGGCCTACAACACCGCGCACGGAATCACACCGCGCAGCGTGAAGCGCGCCGCGCAGGCCAGCCTGCACGTCTACGACGGCACGGGCGAGGACCGGAACGCCGTCGCCGTGGCCGAGAGCGTCGACGACGTCGCGGCGGTCATTGCGGAGCTGGAGGAAGAGATGCAGGAGGCGGCCAACCGGCTCGAGTTCGAGCGCGCGGCGTTGCTCCGCGACCAGATCGCGACTCTGAAATCCGGGGGCAAGGCGATCGCATCACCGCAGGCTTCCCGCGGGCGCGGCGGCGATTACGGCAAAGAAAAACGCCGCCCGAAATCGGCGCGGCGTTGAGGCGGGAGCGATGGGCGCGCGTCAGGTGCCGGAGTCGGCGTTGCGGCACTCGGCCATGACGCGGAGCCAGATCTCGCGGAGGTCGAACAGGCGCGGCGTGGCGAACTCGCGGTAACGCTGGAGCAGGCCGCTGTCGGACTCGCCCGCGGCGCCGAGGCGCGCGAGCGTGTCGTTGATTTCGCGCAGGGCGCGCTTGAAAAAGCAGATCGCGAGCGAGTAGTCGCCCATGTCGAGCGACTGGACCGCCTGCAGCGCATGTTCGCGGCCGCGATACAGCGAGCCGGCCACCGCGAGGCTGACGGCGGGGTGAATGTGCTCGGGGTGGGAGGCCACGCGCTCCCAGTTGGCGACGAGGGTGACGTAGATCGCCTTGGTGGCGATGTGCACCGGGTTGCGGTGAACGGTGTAGAGGTCGAAATCCTCGTCGAACGATGGCTCGTCATTGGCCGGCTCGGACGTCGCGCCGATCTCGCCTTCGGAGGCGCCTTCGTCCGGCTGCATGTCCCAGCCCATGCGGCGGGCGACTTCATCGATGCGATCCGTGGCGGCGGGCAGTTGCTCGTAGTGCTTCAGGTAGTCGCGCACCGCGGTTTCGTGCTCGGCCAGATACTGTTCCCAATCGGCTTCGGTCCACGAGATCTCCCGGCGTTCTTCCCAGTCGTTCTCGAACATCCCGTCGGAATCTTGATTGGTCATTGAAAAAAAGGGGCGTCTGGAAGGACGCTGGCGGGAGTGTGCGCGGCGACCTCCCTCGCGCAATTAAAATTCTCGTTCTAAACTGGTTTCGATTTGCCCGAGGTTCACTCTCGCGGTGTCATCGCGCGAATGGCCGAGGTGCATCACGAAACCGTCTTCTTTTCCGGTCACGTGCAGGGGGTGGGATTCCGCTATCAGACCTTGCAGGTGGCTAAGGGATTCGAGGTTTCCGGCCACGTGCGGAACTTGCCCGATGGTCGGGTGCAGCTCGAAGCCGAGGGGGAGAAGGGGGAAGTGGCGGCGTTCGTCGCGGCCGTAGAGGAACATCTCGCGGGTTACATCCGGAAAGTGGAGCGGGTGGCCGCGCGTCGCCCGGCGCAATTCACCGGCTTCACGATTCGCTGACCATGGTCTCCCCAGCGCCCGCCGTGCGGATCGAGCGCCTGACGAAAAGCTACGCCGTTGATTGGCGGGGCCGGACGCTGGCGGCGCTCGACAGCGTGACGCTGAGCGTGGCGCGCGGCACGATTTGCGCTCTGGTCGGCGCGAACGGATCGGGCAAAAGCACGACGCTGAAAATTTGCGCGGGGCTGGTGCACGCGACGAGTGGCGCCTGCGCCATCGACGGTTGCGAGCCGGCCGCGGCGGCGCGCGAGGGGCGCGTCGCGTATTTGCCGGAGGAAACGATTTTGCCGGACTTCGTCGGTGCGGCGGAGTTTCTCGCGCGCCTTGCGACGATCGGCGGTTGCAGCCGGCGCGACGCGGACGAGGCGGCGGCGCGTGCGCTCGCGCAAGTGGGACTGGCCGCGCTCGCCGGCCGCGCGACGGCGCAACTTTCCAAGGGACAGCGGCAGAGGCTCGGCCTCGCGCAGGCGTTGCTGCGGAATCCGGTCGTGCTGTTGCTCGATGAGCCGACGTCGGGTTTGGATGTGCGGGCGCAAGTCGAGGTGCGGGACTTGCTCGCCGCGCAGCGCGCCGCCGGCCGCGCCGTGGTGCTGAGCTCGCACGATTCGCCGCATTTGGAGGAGCTGTGCGACCAATTCGTCGTGTTGGAGCGCGGGCGCGTCGTGTTCGAGGGCGATCGGGCGGCGGTCGCGGCGCGCGGCGGGTTGGAGCGAATCCAGCTGGAGGCGAGCGGAGGATGAACGCGCTGCGTCGATTCTGGGTGCTGACTCAGTTCTGGCTCGCGCTGGCGTTGCGGCTCCGCGTTGCGTGGGGACTGGGAGTGGCCGCCGTGGCGTTGATCGGCGGCGGCGCCGTGCTGCGGGAGTTTCATTTCGGCTCCGCGGAGCAGGTTTTCTTGATCGATTACGGTGCTGCGGTCCTCGCGCTGAGCGGCAGCGTGCTGGCCGCGCTCGCGGGGCCAGCGTTGTTTTTTTCCGGAGTCCACTCGCGCGTGACACCGATCGTGCTCATGCACGGCGCCACGCGCGGCGCGGTGATCGCGGCGCAGGCCATCGCGGTCGCGATCGTCCTCGGTTGGCTGGCGGTGCTTTGTGGGGCGGCGGTCGCGGTTCTGTTTCCGCTGATCGGACACGCGGCGGCGACGGGGGGCGCGGTTCGCGCGCTGGCGTTGGAGCTGGCACCGCTGCTCGTGACGGCGGCGCTGAGCCTCTTCCTTGCGACGATCAGCCGGAGCGCGTTGCTCGCGACGACTCTGGCGTTGGCCGCCGCGGTGGCAGGGCGGTTGGCGCCGGCGATCGGATTTGCCGCCGGGAAGGCAACCGGGGCGGCGAAGGGACTTTGGCTGTTGTTGAGCTGGATGGTGCCGAACCTGGAGATCGGCGAATCCGCGGCGCTCGGCTCCGCGTTGTGTTATCTGGCGGCGTATGCCGCGCTCTACGTCGGCTTGGCGGCGTGGTGTTTTTCGCGACGTGATCTCTGAACGGCACGCTTCGTGGCTGGCGTTTGCCGTGCTCGCGGTTTTCGGAGCGGCGACTGGTTCGTGGCGCGACGCGCGTGAACCGACGACGATTGCGCTGCCGGGCGCCGCGGATTGGTTCTGGTTGAGGGCAAATCTCGCCTGGGAGAAGCGCGATGAAGCGCGGACGCGCGAGCTGACGACGCTCGCGGTGGCGCTGGCCCCGGCGACGGACTATTTTCGCGTGAACGCCGCGCGGATGCGCGCCTTCGATTTTCCCGAGTGGCGGGAGCGGGCCGAGCCCGCCGCACCGGCGGCGTTGAAGGCCTCGTGGCGGGCCGAGCTCGCCGCCGAGTCGCTCGCCTTGCTGGAGCGCGCGCCGGCGCGTTCGCCGGAGTTGTGGATCGAGGCCGGCAACATCGCGCTCTACGCCCGGCGCGACAGCCGTGAGGCGGCGGCCTGCTACCGGCGCGCCGCCGAGATGCCCGGTGCGCCGTGGCACGCGGGGCGGATTTGCGGCGAGCTGTTGTGGCGGAGCGGACAGCGGCGCGAGGCCGTGGATTGGCTGCGCGATTGGGGCGGACGTTTGCCAGCCGACGTCCCGGCGGCGCAGCGCGAACTGGTTCTCGCGCGGCTCGCCGAATGGGAACGCGAACTTCGGCGGGAGTGAGTTTGACAAGGCGACGGCGCGGCGGCTCCATCCGGTTCAATCACGCCCATGACCATTCACTGGCCGTATCTTATTCTTGCTCTGCTGACGCTTTGGTTTCCGCGTCAGTGGATGCGTTTGGGCAAGCTCTGGCGCAACAAGCGCAAGGAGCGCGAGACGATGGAGCGCTTCGCACAGGACGGAGCGAACGATCCCGACGACAAGTCGGTCCGACTGGGCCGGGAGCTGCGCAACCATCGCAACTACCTCGATCTGCTGCGCGGCTTCATGGGCGCGTTTGCGCTCTGGCGATTCAGTTTCGAGTCGGAGCGCGAACAGGCGATGCTGGTCTTCGCGATCTGCGCCGTCGTCACCTTTGTCGGCATCTTGATCCAATCCCTGCGCTGGCGCGCTCGCATCACGTTTTTCGCGGCCATTTTCTTCTACGCCGGATTGAGTTCCGGCATGGGCAGTGGCTATCCCGGAGCGCTGGCATTCCTGCTGGTTTGTGCGATCAATCCGGTGATTCCGACGCCGCGCATGTTCGTGGCGGCCTACGCCCTGATTCTGTTGCCGTTCAATTTCTTTCTCGGGGACGATCAGCGGCTCGCCGCTTTCAACACGCTCATCCTGCTGTTGCCGGTGATTTGGAGCCTGATGGTCAAGCGGCCGATGGTCGTCTTCACGCGCCGGCGCAACCTGACTTGGTGAAATGGCCGCGGGCGCGAAAGTCTGGTTCGAGGCGTCGCGCCCGAAAACCCTGCCGGCGGCGATAATCCCGGTGCTCGTCGGCACGGCTTTCGCCGAGGCCGCGCACGCGGCGAACTACGGCAGCGCCGCCATTTGCCTCGTGTTCTCGCTGCTCGTGCAGATCGGCACGAATTTCGCCAACGACTACTTCGACTTCGTGCAGGGCGCCGACACACACGAGCGCGTCGGCCCGCGCCGCGCGGTGGCGGCGGGACTGGTTTCGCCGCGCACGATGTTGGCGGCAACTGCGGTCGTGCTCGTGGCGGCGTTTGCGGTCGGGCTGCTGCTCGTCGCGGAGGGCGGATGGATTCTCCTGCCGATCGGCATCGTGAGCATCGTCTGCGCGATCGCCTACACGGGCGGGCCGTATCCGCTTGGCTACAACGGGCTCGGCGATCTCTTTGTCTTCATTTTCTTCGGACTGGTGGCTGTCGGCGCGACGTTCTACGTGCAGGCGCACTCGGTCACCGGGCCCGTGATGCTCGCGGCCGGCGCGGTCGGTTTGCTGGCGGCGAACATTCTCGTTGCGAACAATTATCGCGATGTCGAAACCGACGCGAAGGCGGGCAAACGCACGCTGGTCGTGCGGTTCGGGCGGAGGTTCGCGTTCTGGCAATACGCGCTGTCGGCGCTCGCGGCTTTGCTGAGCGCGCCGGCGTTGCTGCTCGCGGGCTGGCGCTGGCCGGTGTTGCTGCCGCTCGTGCTTTTCCCGTGGGGCGTGCGGCTCACGCACCGCCTCGGCCGCTCGGTCGAACCGGGAGAGCAGATCGCGGTGCTCGCCGACACGGCGAAGTTCCTCGCGGCGTTTGGTGTGCTGCTGAGCGCCGGCGTCGTCTGGGGCGCGCGTTGACGAGAAGTTTTCGGAGCGAAACTCGCGAACACAGATGGGCGAGGTAGGGCGCAACCCTTGGGCGCGCGAGTGGGCGGCATCGCGTTCCCGGCGGGCCCAGCGGTCCCGCCCTACCGCAGGTTGCGGAGGTGACGTTCAACTCCAGCGCAGGTCCTGCTTCGTGAGCGGGAGCGAGCGGACGCGTTTGCCGGTGGCGGCGAAGATCGCGTTGCACACGGCGGGCGGCAGCGGCGGGTAGCCGGGTTCGCCGAGGCCGGTGGGCGGATTCTTGCTCTGGATGAAGTGCACCTCGACGGCGGTCGGCGCGTCGTTGACGCGGAGCAGGGGATACGTGTCGAAATTCGCCTGCACCACGCGGCCGCGTTCGAGGGTCACTTCCTGCAGCCACGCGGCGCCGAGGGCGTCGATGACGGAGCCCTGCACCTGGTTCTCCGCGCCGCTGAGGTTCATGATCGGACCGACGTCGCCGACGACGGTGACGCGCGGGACTTTAAGCGTGCCGTCGGGGGCGACGGTGACTTCGGCGACCTCGGCGAAATAGCCGCGGTGGCTGAAGAAAAACGCCACGCCCTGGCCGGAGCCGCGCGGGAGCTTTTTGCCCCAGCCGGCTTTTTCGGCGACGGTGCGCAGAACGTTGGCCATGCGCGGGGCGTCGTAGGGCAGGCCGCGCGGATCGAGCGGGGGCTGCACTTTGTCGCCGAGCAACTCGAGCCGGAACTGGACTTGGTCGCGGCCGGCGGCGTGGGCGAGCTCGTCGATGAAACACTGGATGGCGAACCCGAGCGCGTTGCTACCGGGGGCGCGGAGCGGTCCGGTGGGGACGTTCGTGTTCACGATCGCCTGTTC
Coding sequences within it:
- the menD gene encoding 2-succinyl-5-enolpyruvyl-6-hydroxy-3-cyclohexene-1-carboxylic-acid synthase, producing MADLDLRNVNSLWGSVLVETLARLGVRQAVISPGSRSTPLTVQFAAHPAFEAIPVLDERSAAFFALGLARQSHRPVVLLCTSGTAGANYFPTVIEARESGVPLIVITADRPPEMRECRSGQTIDQQKLFGGYVNFYHELSVPEASVPLLRYLRQTVAHAVERAQWPVGGPVHLNAPFRDPLPPVKDAMAETLKGETTEKFFAHLRDESGTAHSAGPAVPPYVVKRAERGIIVAGQTRVADAAGYARAVGKLARRLGWPVLADALSPLRNFASLVPGLVTRYDVIARSAEWTKELQPTQVLCLHDWPTSKPLRQWLGAGDVPVTFVTTRADNPDALHSATRVVRADVTSFAASVRARPAASTWVRRWSGLERRVEARLRRGLADAEGIFEGQASALLPSVLPKGTTVMFANSMPVRDAEYFWPANDRAHVVHCNRGANGIDGTLSTAIGLAHRGAPTVLVAGDLSLLHDTNGFLLTRELRGSLTVVLINNDGGGIFEHLPVAQFEPPFERFFGTPQSVDFALLCATYDVGHTLVRDWRHFERLLGKLPARGIRVIEVRTDRKRDAAFRKALFAAAAR
- the uvrB gene encoding excinuclease ABC subunit UvrB: MSLFKLHADYQPTGDQPQAIEKLVASLRAGNRDQTLLGVTGSGKTFTMANVIAQLDRPTLIISHNKTLAAQLYSEFKNFFPENAVEYFVSYYDYYQPEAYVPSSDTYIEKDSSINEEIERLRISTTSSLVSRRDVIVVASVSCIYGLGSPEEFSEMRIQIRRGDEMGRQKLLERLVDNLYERNDYELKRGMFRVRGDVVDVMPAYLEHGLRVEFFGDEIEALTEFEPVSGAVLRKIDQFDLYPANQYVTSRGRLEGAIAGIKRELTDRVALFEREQKFLEAQRIKMRTTYDLEMLQEMGFCNGIENYSLHLTGRKPGERPFCLIDFFPKDFLTFIDESHVTVSQIGGMYAGDIARKQTLVNFGFRLPSALDNRPQAFPEFQQITGQTLYVSATPAKFEMERSTVVAEQVIRPTGLLDPEISLRSTKGQVEDMIGEIRRAVEQGERVLVTTLTKRLSEDITSYLRDAKIRVEYLHSDIDALERVEILRNLRQGNFDVLVGINLLREGLDLPEVALVAILDADKEGFLRSETSLLQTAGRAARHEKGRVIFYADVITESIRRTIEETKRRREKQMAYNTAHGITPRSVKRAAQASLHVYDGTGEDRNAVAVAESVDDVAAVIAELEEEMQEAANRLEFERAALLRDQIATLKSGGKAIASPQASRGRGGDYGKEKRRPKSARR
- a CDS encoding acylphosphatase translates to MAEVHHETVFFSGHVQGVGFRYQTLQVAKGFEVSGHVRNLPDGRVQLEAEGEKGEVAAFVAAVEEHLAGYIRKVERVAARRPAQFTGFTIR
- a CDS encoding isochorismate synthase yields the protein MLHLPINPATNSTPEALRAFLGDCAERARVAGRPQLVSISVAVDSLDPLAVLESIFEETEPHFYIERPSSGFAVAGAEAVLSFEAQGPARFAAAKEFIAQTLAQTIAVGPLDETFAGPHFFVAAGFSDEAAPGAPFPALRVFVPRWQVSRRGDGSVAVANLVITPELPLDLVTAKVAKAHAKFRSFDYSSARNRERPSAPQQIEEIGEAGAYQRAVAAGLAGIARGDYEKIVLARAQRLTTAEPFHPLGVLNHLRQRYPGCYAFSVANGKGQSFIGASPERLVRVAEGRMHTEALAGSAPRGKSASEDAALARALAQDDKELREHRFVIAAIGRRLADLGIQLEHAAQPRLLGLANVQHLHTPISATVPAGAHILDLVTRLHPTPAVGGTPRERAVPAIAQLEPFARGLYAGTCGWVDHRGGGEFFVGLRSALVDGCTATAYAGAGIVAGSNPEKEFAETELKFRALIEALTES
- a CDS encoding Glu/Leu/Phe/Val dehydrogenase — encoded protein: MSLTKSIYNAPVFQQACNQFDAAADILGMEPGVRERTKVPRRTLTVSLPVRMDDGRVMTFEGYRVQHNISTGPAKGGIRFHHDVTLGEVAALAMWMSWKCSLVGLPFGGAKGGVVVNARDMSTGELERLSRRYMAEIATFIGPNLDIPAPDVGTNEQVMAWMMDTYSNHVGHYDPGVITGKPIALGGSLGRREATGEGVAWFTKAYLTDMGIKAADTTVIIQGFGNVGSETALALASWGAKVIGISDFTGGIYNKAGINLKDALAYVAANKSLQGYKGGDSLTNDELLVQPCTVLVPAALERVITDKNAGQLKCRVIAEGANGPTTNEADKIIEQRGDIELIPDVLCNSGGVIVSYFEWLQNQSAYYWSKEEVFEKLHRMLAKAKASVDETKAKYKCSRRTAALVLGIARVAEAKAKRGLFP